Proteins found in one Alphaproteobacteria bacterium genomic segment:
- a CDS encoding glutathione S-transferase N-terminal domain-containing protein produces MIDLYSWPTFNGQKIHIALEEFDLPYTAHPVNIGKGEQFDPAFLKISPNNRIPAIVDSDGADGKTISVFETGAILLYLAEKTGRFCPAEPDRRFEVIQWLMWQMGGVGPMFGQAHHFLEYAPEKIPYAMDRYAKESNRLYGVLDRRLEGRDYVANDEYSIADMALFPCCKSPHREGATFDDYPNVKRWFDAIAERPAVQRGMALMSEHRRQQSFSKEERENLFGKTQFTRH; encoded by the coding sequence ATGATCGATCTCTATAGCTGGCCCACCTTCAACGGCCAGAAGATCCATATCGCGCTTGAGGAGTTCGACCTGCCCTATACCGCCCATCCGGTAAACATCGGCAAGGGCGAGCAGTTCGATCCGGCCTTCCTGAAAATCAGCCCCAACAACCGGATCCCGGCCATCGTTGATAGCGATGGCGCCGATGGCAAGACCATCTCCGTCTTCGAGACCGGCGCCATTCTGCTTTACCTGGCGGAAAAGACCGGCCGCTTCTGCCCGGCCGAACCGGATCGCCGGTTTGAGGTCATCCAGTGGCTGATGTGGCAGATGGGCGGCGTCGGCCCCATGTTCGGCCAGGCCCACCATTTCCTGGAATACGCGCCGGAAAAGATACCCTACGCCATGGATCGCTACGCCAAGGAATCCAACCGCCTCTATGGTGTGCTTGATCGCCGCCTGGAAGGTCGCGACTATGTGGCGAACGATGAATACTCCATTGCTGACATGGCCCTCTTTCCGTGCTGCAAGTCGCCGCACCGCGAAGGGGCGACGTTCGACGACTATCCCAATGTAAAACGCTGGTTTGATGCCATTGCGGAGCGGCCGGCGGTGCAACGTGGCATGGCGCTGATGTCCGAGCATCGCCGCCAGCAATCCTTCAGCAAGGAAGAGCGCGAGAACCTGTTCGGCAAGACCCAGTTCACCCGCCACTAG
- a CDS encoding glutathione S-transferase family protein, whose amino-acid sequence MLHLHTAPTTNGQRGALIVAESGLPYTLHEIRMRDGGHKSPDYLAINPNGQVPALVDDDGPGGETVTLTQSVGIVWYVAEKCGRFIPSTGKLKAEAMDWCLFGATDLYPPFAAMYFLQWAGLPEMGKAPALFDKRMQRYAGRLNDHLRNRTWLVGDDYTVADISTYPMCALAWRDFPQLHGLTAVEAWMERVAARPAVAEAMGWFAGKGPQLDRPTPAQPAA is encoded by the coding sequence ATGCTGCATCTGCACACCGCACCCACAACCAATGGCCAGCGTGGCGCACTTATCGTCGCGGAATCGGGCCTGCCTTACACGCTGCACGAGATTCGCATGCGGGACGGTGGCCACAAGTCCCCGGACTATCTGGCGATCAACCCCAACGGTCAGGTGCCGGCCCTGGTGGATGATGACGGACCGGGCGGCGAGACGGTCACTCTCACTCAGTCGGTAGGCATTGTGTGGTATGTGGCGGAGAAGTGCGGACGTTTCATCCCATCGACCGGAAAGCTGAAGGCAGAAGCCATGGACTGGTGCCTGTTCGGCGCCACCGATCTCTACCCGCCCTTCGCCGCCATGTATTTCCTCCAATGGGCCGGGCTGCCGGAAATGGGCAAGGCGCCGGCCCTCTTCGATAAACGCATGCAACGCTACGCCGGTCGTCTGAACGATCATCTGAGGAATCGCACATGGCTGGTCGGCGATGACTACACGGTCGCCGACATCTCCACCTATCCCATGTGCGCCCTGGCCTGGCGCGACTTTCCTCAGTTGCATGGCCTGACCGCCGTCGAAGCCTGGATGGAACGGGTGGCGGCGCGGCCGGCCGTTGCCGAAGCCATGGGCTGGTTTGCCGGCAAGGGGCCGCAACTGGACCGGCCGACGCCGGCACAGCCGGCGGCCTGA
- a CDS encoding bile acid:sodium symporter family protein: MGIATEIFLPLALFIIMLSLGLGLGPADFRRVAVQPRDFIAGALSQMVILPLVAFAIALIWAPQPAFAVGLIIIAAAPGGVTSNLLTRYAGGDTALSVSLTAVISLASIVTVPLIVFFALDHFVGASATADLSITRVALSMFAIVAIPVAVGMVIRALAPAFAGRIEPAARLVASLLFALVLAAAIWVERSNITTYFAQAGLATLALNIAMMAIAFFGAALIGSRRPQRIALSLECGLQNGTLALAVIAALGLGSAYTVPAAIYSLLMFATALLFVAAVNRRRAAGATA, encoded by the coding sequence ATGGGTATAGCCACCGAGATATTCCTGCCTCTGGCCCTGTTCATCATCATGCTGAGTCTGGGTCTCGGTCTCGGCCCTGCCGACTTTCGCCGCGTCGCCGTCCAGCCCCGCGACTTTATCGCCGGTGCCTTGTCGCAGATGGTGATCCTGCCGCTGGTGGCCTTCGCCATTGCCCTGATCTGGGCGCCGCAGCCTGCCTTCGCCGTCGGCCTCATTATCATTGCCGCGGCGCCCGGCGGTGTCACCTCCAACCTGCTGACCCGCTACGCCGGCGGCGACACGGCGCTGTCGGTGTCGCTGACCGCGGTCATCAGTCTGGCCAGCATCGTCACGGTGCCGCTGATTGTCTTCTTCGCGCTCGATCACTTTGTCGGCGCTTCCGCCACGGCCGATCTGTCGATTACCCGTGTGGCGCTCAGCATGTTCGCCATCGTCGCCATACCGGTGGCGGTCGGCATGGTCATCCGCGCTCTTGCCCCCGCTTTCGCCGGCCGCATAGAGCCCGCGGCACGGCTCGTCGCCAGCCTGCTCTTCGCTCTGGTCCTGGCCGCCGCCATATGGGTCGAGCGCAGCAATATCACGACCTACTTCGCGCAAGCCGGACTCGCCACACTCGCTCTCAACATCGCCATGATGGCGATTGCCTTCTTCGGCGCCGCCCTGATCGGCAGCCGTCGGCCACAGCGCATCGCCCTGTCGCTGGAGTGCGGCCTGCAGAACGGCACCCTGGCCCTGGCGGTGATCGCCGCCCTCGGCCTCGGCTCCGCCTATACGGTGCCGGCCGCCATCTACAGCCTGCTTATGTTTGCCACGGCGCTGCTCTTTGTCGCCGCGGTCAATCGCCGGCGGGCGGCCGGCGCCACCGCCTGA
- a CDS encoding peroxiredoxin-like family protein translates to MSASPQARPVSGGPFPALTLPLIGGGTFDAAAQDGWWMLVVYRGRHCPICKDYLGELQERLPDFQALGVSVIAVSADPAHKAQADVAEFGWTFPVAYDLAEDHMRRLGLYVSAPRSPQETDRLFPEPALFAIAPGGAMHLIDIANAPFIRPAWSTVLRGLNAAITRDYPVRGTA, encoded by the coding sequence ATGTCCGCCAGCCCGCAAGCCCGTCCCGTCTCGGGCGGCCCGTTTCCCGCCCTGACCCTGCCGCTCATCGGCGGCGGCACGTTTGATGCCGCCGCACAGGATGGCTGGTGGATGCTGGTGGTTTATCGCGGCCGCCATTGTCCCATCTGTAAGGACTATCTGGGCGAATTGCAGGAACGGCTGCCGGACTTCCAGGCGTTGGGCGTGTCAGTCATCGCCGTCTCGGCCGATCCGGCCCACAAGGCGCAGGCCGATGTGGCGGAGTTCGGCTGGACTTTCCCCGTGGCCTATGACCTGGCAGAGGACCACATGCGCCGGCTTGGTCTCTATGTGTCGGCGCCGCGTTCGCCGCAGGAGACCGACCGCCTGTTTCCGGAGCCGGCCCTCTTTGCGATCGCTCCCGGTGGCGCCATGCACCTGATTGACATCGCCAACGCGCCGTTCATCCGGCCGGCTTGGTCCACCGTGTTGCGCGGCCTCAACGCGGCCATCACCCGTGACTATCCGGTGCGCGGCACGGCCTGA
- a CDS encoding isocitrate lyase/PEP mutase family protein, whose protein sequence is MTSPAPPLARPPKSPPASPPERLRALLAGPGLEIMPAVWDGLTARLVSRAGFATAFLSGACVAAGRIGGPDLDLVGYGEMMDALAQAREGAPELLILADGDHGYGNAMNVQRTVSAYGRAGAAAVMIEDKIIPHSLSVGDKIVLPRDEAVMKIRAAVQAARDSGILVLARTNCRPTLGIDEAAARITAFAAEGADILFLDSPGDVDEIRRAVQAAGGRPSFGVLSPGGRSASPPRAEAEKLGLRIAAYPFSLLAPAVGAMQSALAALAGGADELSGEMTVRQVQTLVGYFDYEARAKPFMGGP, encoded by the coding sequence ATGACCTCGCCTGCCCCGCCACTCGCCCGCCCGCCCAAGAGCCCGCCCGCCAGCCCGCCGGAGCGATTGCGCGCCCTGCTGGCCGGGCCGGGCCTGGAGATCATGCCGGCGGTGTGGGACGGGCTCACCGCCCGGCTGGTCAGCCGTGCCGGCTTCGCCACCGCCTTCCTGTCCGGCGCCTGCGTCGCCGCCGGCCGCATCGGCGGCCCCGATCTGGACCTGGTGGGTTATGGCGAGATGATGGACGCCCTGGCGCAAGCGCGCGAAGGCGCGCCGGAGCTGTTGATCCTGGCCGACGGCGACCATGGTTATGGCAATGCCATGAATGTGCAGCGGACGGTCAGCGCCTATGGTCGGGCGGGCGCCGCCGCCGTAATGATCGAGGACAAGATCATCCCGCACAGCCTGTCGGTGGGCGACAAGATCGTCCTGCCACGGGATGAGGCGGTTATGAAAATTCGCGCGGCCGTGCAGGCCGCCCGGGACAGCGGCATCCTGGTGCTGGCGCGGACTAATTGCCGGCCGACGCTGGGAATCGATGAGGCGGCGGCGCGCATCACCGCCTTTGCGGCGGAAGGAGCCGATATTCTGTTTCTCGATTCGCCCGGCGATGTGGACGAGATCCGCCGCGCTGTCCAGGCCGCCGGCGGCCGGCCATCCTTTGGCGTGCTGTCGCCCGGCGGGCGCAGCGCCAGCCCGCCGCGGGCGGAGGCCGAAAAACTGGGACTGAGAATCGCCGCCTATCCCTTCAGCCTGCTGGCCCCGGCCGTGGGTGCCATGCAGTCAGCGCTGGCCGCCCTGGCCGGCGGCGCGGACGAGCTGAGCGGCGAGATGACCGTGCGCCAGGTGCAGACCCTGGTCGGCTACTTCGACTATGAGGCGCGGGCGAAGCCCTTTATGGGCGGCCCGTAG
- a CDS encoding TauD/TfdA family dioxygenase yields the protein MRTSPLHEHFGIEIHDVDLRDVTAKRLYPEIRAAFEEHTLLLFRGQSLDAAEHRRIATLFGPPEDLTDAAPGATPARPMVSNLKDSGAVAAADDLQLLNLQANFIWHTDSTFLPTPAISNVLVACVLPDRGGNTEFASTRNGWAAMDPALRAAARDKVFIHRYAHSRQMIDPVLGRQEMFTKYPDQPWRSTWTNPLNQREALLIGGHVCAVVGMTATAGRALVDDLTAAVTRPEDIYSHCWRDGDVLIWDQRAALHRGQPWPYAQERTLASIVSSAVEADGIASAGVARAQRHQIKTKENRTWPG from the coding sequence ATGCGCACATCTCCCTTGCACGAGCATTTCGGTATCGAGATCCACGACGTGGACCTTCGCGACGTGACCGCAAAGCGGCTCTATCCGGAGATTCGCGCCGCCTTCGAGGAGCATACCCTGTTGCTGTTCCGCGGCCAGTCGCTCGATGCGGCGGAGCATCGCCGCATCGCCACATTGTTCGGCCCGCCGGAAGACCTGACCGATGCCGCGCCCGGCGCAACGCCGGCCAGGCCCATGGTCTCCAATCTGAAGGACAGTGGCGCCGTCGCGGCCGCCGACGATCTGCAACTACTCAATCTTCAGGCCAATTTCATCTGGCATACCGACAGCACCTTTCTGCCGACGCCGGCCATCTCCAATGTGCTGGTGGCCTGCGTCCTGCCGGACCGCGGCGGCAATACGGAGTTTGCCTCCACCCGCAACGGCTGGGCGGCCATGGACCCGGCCCTCAGGGCTGCAGCACGGGACAAGGTGTTTATCCACCGCTACGCCCATTCACGCCAGATGATTGACCCGGTCCTCGGCCGCCAGGAGATGTTCACGAAGTATCCCGATCAACCGTGGCGCTCTACCTGGACCAATCCGCTGAACCAGCGGGAGGCGCTGCTGATCGGCGGCCATGTGTGCGCCGTTGTGGGCATGACGGCGACGGCCGGGCGGGCGCTGGTGGATGACCTGACCGCCGCGGTGACGCGGCCCGAGGACATATACAGCCACTGCTGGCGCGACGGTGATGTTCTCATCTGGGACCAGCGCGCCGCCCTGCACCGCGGCCAGCCCTGGCCCTATGCGCAGGAGCGTACGCTGGCCAGCATCGTCTCATCCGCCGTCGAAGCCGATGGCATCGCCAGCGCGGGTGTAGCGCGTGCTCAACGCCACCAGATAAAGACAAAGGAGAACAGGACATGGCCTGGATGA
- a CDS encoding YciI family protein produces MAWMIVSEDGPKGPALRADTAVMDAHWAHELSIKDKILAAGSLRADDGITKIGSLLVLDVATRADALAIFQADPATKAGLRGTTRITYWHPAILAGAEVD; encoded by the coding sequence ATGGCCTGGATGATTGTCAGCGAGGACGGGCCCAAGGGGCCGGCGCTGCGCGCCGATACAGCCGTGATGGACGCGCACTGGGCGCACGAACTCTCTATCAAGGACAAGATTCTGGCGGCGGGCAGCCTGCGGGCCGATGACGGCATCACCAAGATCGGCAGCCTGCTGGTGCTGGACGTGGCGACCCGGGCCGACGCCCTGGCCATCTTCCAGGCCGACCCCGCGACCAAAGCCGGCCTGCGCGGCACGACCCGGATCACCTACTGGCACCCGGCCATCCTGGCCGGCGCAGAGGTGGACTAG
- a CDS encoding DUF2971 domain-containing protein, whose protein sequence is MSDKSFIYRIISRDRLFQLFDNGENVLVAPSKWEDPFENFILRAPIQLNSGEWGDFSFHDDFYGQCWTLHKSSDAMWRIYSPGKNAVRIRTSIKRLGQGLSVHHGQWAHMQCYVGRVEYLSESKLRKFSERVFKGGLSPKACARSLLVKRWAFKHEREIRLLYFEKKKEKWANGLYRYRVDPHDLIDQIMIDPRLPVSEAETFKDEIRTKTGFKGEIKRSLLYAPPKGFVIRLP, encoded by the coding sequence TTGAGCGACAAGAGCTTCATCTATCGCATTATTTCAAGGGATCGACTTTTCCAGCTCTTTGATAACGGGGAGAACGTCCTGGTCGCCCCTTCGAAGTGGGAAGATCCGTTTGAAAATTTTATCCTGCGCGCGCCGATCCAGCTGAATTCCGGCGAGTGGGGCGATTTTTCGTTCCATGACGACTTCTATGGACAATGCTGGACGCTGCATAAATCGTCCGACGCCATGTGGCGCATCTATTCGCCCGGGAAGAACGCGGTGCGGATACGCACGTCCATTAAACGGCTGGGACAAGGTCTGTCTGTCCACCACGGTCAGTGGGCACATATGCAATGTTATGTCGGCCGGGTGGAATATCTCTCGGAAAGCAAGCTAAGGAAATTCAGCGAAAGAGTCTTTAAGGGAGGGCTGTCACCAAAAGCATGCGCGCGGTCACTATTGGTGAAGCGGTGGGCCTTCAAGCATGAGCGCGAGATCAGGCTGCTGTACTTCGAGAAGAAGAAGGAGAAATGGGCGAACGGGCTTTATCGCTATCGTGTCGATCCCCATGACTTGATTGATCAGATCATGATCGATCCGAGGCTACCGGTGAGCGAGGCCGAGACTTTCAAGGACGAAATCAGGACCAAGACCGGTTTCAAGGGCGAGATCAAGCGGTCGCTGCTATATGCCCCGCCAAAGGGGTTTGTCATCCGACTCCCCTAA
- a CDS encoding AAA family ATPase gives MLSEIKFIQNIGRFETAKPTAGAVFGKCTLVYGENGWGKSTLADILRSLTTNCPAILAGRKTLDAVAPPKAVLRLGSQNAIFEDGAWTGPRPAIAVYDSAFVNDNVFSGDIVTGDHLRRQYGLVIGEEGVRRVRRIAELDEENRKNNQEIKSAEGELQAVIRTVGPQSMKVENFLALEARHDIDDAIAAKDTQVQQARRAKELKAAAEPSLYPLPTPTDKLRGLLTRSIDEIAENALNKVRAHIAAHECDPEGQEASHEGWLEAGQAFMQTEDCPFCGQRLADRSLVDAYKDIFSDAYKELAASVKRARDTLAGYGNGEFRQAVTKIHEQNSGQFGYWREAGKLDPPDMEAAATLITPMEEAEDRLDKLFAQKQGNLTEAVSGGDMDVALAAWDSGRAAIESANARITEFLGRIKALKESLDPAALPGLENELKLLQATKRRHEDDIAAVATRLADYKKKRKEIAAEKKKLREELDEHDKAITGNLGTAINTYLKRLAAGFRIDYRPPDYRGKEPAASYNILIREVPVSPRSAPDELDKPSFRNTLSAGDKSTLALALFLAKVNSDPDIDDTIIVLDDPFTSLDSFRRQFTAIEIRKLCGRAAQTIVLSHEKSFLRLLWDKIDQGQMASLALQTGAPGMSTIAPFDIAAATQPRHVTERMQIEEFVEGEPHKEIYIRTRLRTVCEAFYRNGDPGLFSEAASLEEIIRILEDAPDDHPYKGALEDLRDINEYSRGDSHAEVGGNPAEETSTEELKEFCRRVLDLTKGM, from the coding sequence ATGCTAAGCGAAATCAAATTCATTCAGAACATCGGACGTTTTGAAACCGCGAAGCCCACCGCGGGGGCGGTGTTCGGGAAATGCACGCTTGTTTACGGGGAAAACGGCTGGGGCAAGTCCACGCTCGCCGATATCCTCCGCTCCCTGACGACGAACTGTCCCGCCATCCTGGCGGGCCGCAAGACCCTCGACGCCGTAGCCCCGCCAAAGGCCGTCCTGCGCCTTGGTTCCCAAAACGCCATATTCGAAGACGGGGCGTGGACGGGACCGCGCCCGGCAATCGCCGTCTATGACAGTGCGTTCGTCAACGACAACGTATTCTCCGGCGATATCGTGACAGGCGACCATTTGCGCCGCCAATACGGCCTGGTTATCGGCGAAGAGGGCGTCCGCCGTGTCCGGCGCATCGCCGAGCTGGACGAGGAAAACCGAAAGAACAACCAGGAGATCAAGTCGGCCGAGGGCGAGCTACAGGCCGTCATTCGCACGGTCGGTCCGCAATCCATGAAGGTCGAGAACTTCCTTGCCCTCGAAGCGCGGCATGACATAGACGACGCCATCGCCGCGAAGGATACGCAAGTTCAGCAGGCGCGGCGCGCCAAGGAGCTAAAGGCCGCCGCCGAGCCCTCCCTGTACCCGCTGCCAACGCCTACCGACAAATTGCGCGGACTACTGACCCGGTCCATCGACGAGATTGCCGAGAACGCGCTGAATAAGGTGCGCGCCCATATCGCCGCTCATGAGTGCGACCCGGAGGGGCAGGAGGCCTCCCATGAAGGCTGGCTGGAGGCCGGGCAGGCCTTCATGCAAACGGAGGACTGTCCATTTTGCGGCCAGCGCCTCGCCGACCGGAGCCTGGTCGATGCCTACAAGGACATCTTCAGCGACGCCTACAAGGAGCTGGCAGCGTCCGTGAAAAGGGCCCGCGACACGCTTGCCGGGTATGGCAACGGTGAGTTTCGCCAGGCGGTCACGAAGATACACGAACAAAACAGCGGACAGTTCGGATACTGGCGGGAGGCAGGCAAGCTGGACCCGCCGGACATGGAAGCGGCCGCCACTCTGATCACGCCGATGGAGGAAGCGGAAGACCGGCTGGACAAGCTATTCGCGCAAAAACAGGGCAATCTGACCGAGGCCGTCTCCGGCGGCGATATGGATGTCGCCCTCGCGGCCTGGGACTCGGGACGGGCCGCGATCGAGTCGGCCAATGCCCGGATCACGGAGTTTCTCGGACGGATCAAGGCACTGAAAGAGTCACTGGACCCGGCCGCCCTGCCGGGCCTTGAAAACGAGCTGAAGCTGCTCCAGGCGACGAAGCGGCGCCACGAGGACGACATCGCGGCCGTGGCGACCAGGCTTGCCGACTACAAAAAGAAGCGAAAGGAGATCGCAGCGGAAAAGAAGAAGCTGCGCGAAGAGCTGGACGAGCACGACAAGGCCATCACGGGCAATCTCGGCACGGCCATCAACACCTATCTCAAGCGGCTGGCGGCGGGGTTCCGGATTGACTATCGGCCGCCCGATTATCGCGGCAAGGAACCGGCCGCCAGCTACAACATCTTGATCCGGGAAGTGCCAGTATCGCCGCGCAGCGCGCCGGATGAACTCGACAAGCCCAGTTTCCGCAACACGCTTAGCGCCGGCGATAAATCGACCCTGGCGCTCGCGCTTTTTCTCGCCAAGGTGAATTCCGATCCCGATATCGACGATACCATAATCGTTCTCGACGATCCCTTCACCAGCCTGGACAGTTTCCGGCGCCAATTCACCGCCATCGAGATCAGGAAACTATGCGGCCGGGCGGCGCAGACGATCGTGCTCTCGCACGAGAAATCCTTTCTTCGTCTGCTATGGGACAAGATCGACCAGGGCCAGATGGCCTCGCTCGCCCTCCAAACCGGCGCGCCGGGCATGAGCACCATCGCGCCGTTCGACATCGCCGCGGCCACGCAGCCCCGGCATGTGACCGAGCGGATGCAGATCGAGGAGTTCGTCGAGGGCGAACCCCATAAGGAGATTTATATCCGGACACGCCTGCGCACCGTCTGCGAAGCCTTTTACCGCAACGGCGATCCCGGTCTGTTCAGCGAGGCCGCCAGCCTTGAGGAAATCATCCGCATCTTGGAAGACGCGCCGGACGATCACCCCTACAAGGGGGCGCTCGAGGATTTGCGAGATATCAATGAATATTCCCGGGGCGACAGCCACGCCGAGGTCGGCGGCAACCCGGCCGAGGAAACCAGCACAGAGGAACTGAAGGAGTTTTGCCGGCGCGTCCTCGACCTGACGAAGGGGATGTGA
- a CDS encoding adenylosuccinate synthetase: MAIGSANLRIVLLSGPICSGKSALVRLLKEKHSAKIIKTRELILKKAPNTRPERKSLQRVGQRLDREDGGAWVGEALQRTVDSYATGQTPKGLYVVDSVRILGQIEAIRRAYGAEVHHIHLTATEEELRERYESRSREDDEAVAYDELKRNRTERAIEKLSAVADIVVSTDRCSEEAVLVRATALLNLYPRSNDALVDVLIGGQFGSEGKGNIVGHIAPEYSLLVRVGGPNAGHQVYAEPKPDKYYHLPSGTRRAPNAKLLLGPGAVIYPKMLLEEIAEHKIDAERLTIDPRAMIITDADRKEERKRFGSISSTAQGVGLASARKMTGRSDYKDKKEAFLARDCEVLQPFLGSARQVLADAMVAGRRILLEGTQGTGLSLHHGDYPHVTTRDTTVSGCLADAGIAPSNVRKIIMVCRTYPIRVGGPSGPMAHEVNMAEIHRRSGIPLEELERTERTTTTDRPRRIAEFDWLQFRDSVQLNGPTDIALTFVDYFDVNNRKAFRFEQLSQETISFVEEIERISGRPVSLLSTNFNWRNVIDRRAW, translated from the coding sequence GTGGCTATCGGGAGCGCAAATCTTCGTATCGTTCTCCTTTCCGGACCCATCTGCTCCGGCAAGTCCGCCCTGGTGCGACTGCTTAAGGAAAAGCACAGCGCCAAAATCATCAAGACACGCGAGCTAATTCTTAAGAAGGCTCCTAATACCAGGCCCGAGCGCAAATCCTTACAACGGGTGGGCCAGAGACTTGACCGAGAAGACGGCGGCGCATGGGTCGGAGAGGCCCTTCAGCGTACAGTCGACAGCTACGCGACGGGACAGACGCCAAAGGGCCTCTACGTCGTCGACTCGGTCCGCATCTTGGGTCAGATCGAGGCGATCCGACGGGCATACGGCGCCGAAGTTCATCACATCCATCTGACCGCTACAGAAGAGGAACTGCGCGAGCGCTACGAATCACGCAGTAGAGAAGACGACGAAGCGGTCGCCTATGACGAACTGAAGCGAAATCGGACTGAGCGTGCCATCGAGAAACTCTCGGCGGTCGCGGACATCGTCGTCTCTACGGACCGCTGCAGCGAAGAAGCCGTCCTCGTCCGGGCCACCGCGCTTTTGAATCTCTATCCGCGGTCTAACGACGCCCTGGTTGATGTGTTGATTGGCGGTCAGTTCGGAAGCGAGGGTAAGGGGAACATCGTCGGCCACATCGCGCCTGAATATAGTCTTTTGGTGCGTGTGGGTGGACCAAATGCGGGTCACCAGGTTTATGCGGAGCCAAAGCCAGACAAATACTATCACCTGCCGTCGGGCACACGGCGGGCTCCGAATGCGAAGTTGCTCCTAGGTCCAGGAGCTGTGATTTACCCCAAGATGCTCCTTGAAGAGATCGCGGAGCACAAGATCGATGCCGAGAGGCTTACTATCGATCCCCGCGCGATGATCATCACCGACGCGGACCGCAAGGAAGAAAGGAAGCGGTTCGGCAGCATCAGCTCCACAGCGCAGGGCGTGGGACTTGCTTCAGCGCGAAAAATGACGGGCCGGTCAGATTACAAAGACAAAAAAGAAGCGTTCCTCGCCCGCGACTGCGAGGTTCTCCAGCCTTTTCTGGGAAGCGCACGTCAGGTCTTGGCAGACGCGATGGTAGCCGGCAGGCGGATCCTGCTGGAGGGCACGCAGGGCACCGGCCTGAGCCTTCATCACGGTGACTATCCACATGTCACGACGAGGGATACGACTGTGTCGGGTTGTCTGGCTGACGCAGGTATAGCGCCTTCGAATGTGCGGAAGATCATCATGGTCTGTCGCACTTATCCGATCCGGGTGGGTGGGCCATCCGGTCCGATGGCGCACGAGGTCAACATGGCCGAAATCCATAGACGTAGCGGTATTCCGCTAGAGGAACTTGAGCGCACCGAGCGGACTACCACCACCGACCGGCCGCGCCGGATCGCGGAGTTCGACTGGCTTCAGTTTCGTGACTCCGTACAACTAAATGGCCCGACGGACATCGCCCTGACATTTGTCGACTATTTCGACGTGAATAACCGAAAGGCTTTTCGCTTTGAGCAGCTCTCGCAGGAAACGATCAGCTTTGTTGAGGAGATCGAAAGAATATCAGGCCGACCCGTTTCTCTGTTGTCGACGAATTTCAACTGGCGCAACGTCATTGATCGGAGAGCGTGGTGA